The Cheilinus undulatus linkage group 2, ASM1832078v1, whole genome shotgun sequence genome has a window encoding:
- the LOC121518383 gene encoding mediator of RNA polymerase II transcription subunit 13-like, which yields MSSCFVPNGASLEDCHSNLFCLADLTGIKWRRFVWQGPTSSPILFPVTEEDPILCSFSRCLAADVLSVWRRHHAPGRRELWLFWWGDDPSFAELIHNELSSEEDGEWESGLSYECRTLLFKAIHNLLERCLMNRGFVRIGKWFVKPYQKEEKTINKSEHLSCAFTFFVHGDSNVCTSVEIAQHQPLQRLSEEHLSLAQQSSSPLQVILSPYGLNGTLTGQAFKMSDHPTQKLIEEWRQFYPISPNPKEVQEDKMEDTDWEDDSLAAVEVLVAGVRMVYPSCLVLLPLSDLPAVVPQGTANPSGSLCGAQQGQAVHRDPAMSSVTLTPPTSPEEAQTDYQPAQRWLKLSSASDGFSSNNTLHGGKIPRRLAGQMVESVWQEYNINRTGHKRKFTTLTNGTCEEEPDKTGLWDFVEPAHRAHCNCSRHKNQKQRSSSTSGHTPSSGQPPQMTPKHKLGEKLEKAEKQQKRPQTPFHHRNSVSEEQSMEPQTQRLCLRPQEEGSYPSLHHVDTVPSKAPTLHTHGPPADLVGSPPPPPLSPHPCDQVEGDVTPGGMKSSSTPIHQPFYPPSVEPCLLPQKGSSEEPQPENMPLPFPPNYNETLEPTVFVGSAINPNEDSTHNPWKYFNLPRKKASNFQTPQLPVDKMRDDSGGAVGAETVVSVTESMSASTHKLKVSEELVNTYTQRRNSHLMSAMGDGEQSEEPDPYAFVEGDDEFTFTDKKDKPGAEKENNKKHKGDEGSGSSGDDGQGPSGNKPSASTSLIHENDLAVSYSDLDKIFNSDEDELTPGSKRAGVGTEDKFGCKEPKAATLDPLSCISSADLHQMFPTPPSLEQQGYSPMNSGSKDSLEAGAGLTLLDGSQLNNHFKMEVEEGFCSPKPSEVKDFSFVYKTETSQAFIGCSMYAPLKTLPSQCLLPVKLPEDCVYTPSWTLGKMELVPPVSNVNLLTKDSNVPSVEPDYSQTYTPQTHTPFMSSSAPPSNSGTGILPSPATPRFSVPTPRTPRTPRTPRGPSSVQGSLKYDNSDLYSPASTPSTCRPLSSVEPATVPSIPEAHSLYVTLILSESVMNLFKDCNFDSCCVCVCNMNIRGADVGVYLKDNGEAQYPCTCGFSAVTNRRFGQSAGLFLEDELDVVGRGSDSSRDTERCFEELRALHKAGSLGEKAPDELILLLQDQCTNPFAPMAGVEYPKLGSTTSSFLRVEERDCYNDCYMALEHGRQFMDNMSGGKVDEALVKSTCLHQWDKCKSADMNKLFSQDVLRVLLSLQPVLQDTIQKKRSVRSWGVQGPLTWQQFHKMAGRGSYGTDESPEPLPIPTFLVGYEYDFVVLSPFGLPYWEKLLLDPFGSQRDVGYVVICPENEALLGRAKTFFKDLSAMYEACQLGQHRPICKSHPEGVLKVGSTDRRSMTEQPLSDWFLKMAARDGNNEAFNKLKLFAQVCRYDLAPYLSEQSLDSSLLSQRSPFVSSSSSSSSQTSNSSSTSSGPQSTNTTSSSTSSAQVNSTPPSSSSSSSGSQTIGGMASAKPSSYSPFGTAGLPAGASQNGPQLNSQVAAENGPSASQPQAPTEAPESTMERDKVGKPTDGESHAVSYPPAIVVYIVDPFSYEDADREVHSSTYTLGLLRCYMEMLQFLPARIRNAVSVQIVPCQYLLQPVHSGERHLYGQHLKSLAFSVFTQCRRPLPNSTNFKALTGFGPGLAIDMALKNPERPECLRLYTPPFILAPVKDKQTELGETFGEASQKYNVLFVGYCLSHDQRWLLASCTDQHGELLETCIISIDVPNRARRKKGSVRRVGLQKLWEWCLGLVQVTSLPWRVVIGRLGRMGHGELRDWSILLSRRNLQSLSKRLKESCRMCGISAADTPSILSACLVAMEPQGSFVIMPDSVSTGSVFGRSTTLNMQTSQLSTPQDTSCTHILVFPTSAMVQVNTNTTEPIDINFNPINPDGSDGMGIFDLFDNDMVDPDLINILPNSPTTSPVHSPGSHYHQGGDGSKGQSADRMESHEEALNILQQPMALGYFVSTAKAGPLPDWFWSACPQAQNQCPLFLKASLHLHVSSVQSDELLHSKHSHPLDSNHTSDVLRFVLEQYNALSWLTCDPATQDRRSCLPVHFVVLTQMYNFIMNML from the exons TGAGCACCTCTCTTGTGCTTTCACCTTCTTTGTACATGGCGACAGCAACGTGTGCACAAGTGTGGAGATCGCCCAACATCAGCCTCTTCAGCGACTAAGCGAGGAGCATCTGAGCCTCGCCCAGCAGAGCTCCAGCCCACTGCAAG TCATCCTGAGCCCGTACGGCCTAAATGGAACCCTCACTGGTCAGGCTTTTAAGATGTCAGATCACCCCACTCAGAAGCTCATAGAAGAGTGGAGGCAGTTTTATCCCATCAGCCCCAATCCCAAGGAGGTCCAGGAGGACAAGATGGAGGATACAGACTGGGAGGACGACTCCCTCGCGGCTGTGGAGGTTCTCGTCG cGGGTGTAAGGATGGTTTACCCCTCCTGCCTGGTGCTCCTCCCCCTGTCCGACCTCCCTGCTGTTGTCCCCCAAGGTACAGCCAACCCCTCAGGGAGCCTGTGCGGTGCCCAGCAGGGTCAGGCTGTTCACAGGGATCCTGCCATGTCCTCAGTCACTCTGACTCCTCCAACATCACCAGAGGAGGCTCAGACTG ATTATCAGCCTGCTCAGAGGTGGCTCAAGTTGTCCTCTGCATCCGATGGCTTCAGCTCTAACAACACTCTTCATGGGGGTAAAATCCCTCGCAGGCTTGCCGGCCAGATGGTTGAGTCTGTGTGGCAGGAGTACAACATTAACCGCACAGGGCACAA AAGGAAGTTTACTACATTGACCAATGGCACCTGTGAGGAAGAGCCTGACAAAACTGGACTTTGGGATTTTGTGGAGCCAGCTCATAGGGCGCACTGTAACTGCTCAAG ACATAAGAATCAGAAACAGCGATCCAGCAGCACCTCAGGACACACGCCTTCATCAGGCCAACCACCCCAAATGACCCCCAAACACAAGCTGGGCGAGAAGCTTGAGAaggcagagaagcagcagaagagGCCACAGACGCCTTTTCACCACCGCAACTCTGTGAGCGAGGAGCAGTCCATGGAGCCGCAGACACAGAGGCTTTGTCTGCGACCACAGGAGGAAGGCTCATATCCCAGCCTGCACCATGTCGACACAGTGCCCTCCAAAGCACCCACACTGCACACACACGGCCCCCCTGCAGACCTCGTAGGTTCCCCGCCCCCGCCTCCTCTCAGCCCGCACCCCTGCGATCAAGTAGAGGGCGATGTGACTCCAGGTGGCATGAAGAGCTCGTCTACGCCCATCCACCAACCGTTCTACCCGCCGTCGGTGGAGCCCTGTCTGCTGCCACAGAAGGGCTCGTCTGAGGAGCCTCAACCAGAGAACATGCCTCTGCCTTTCCCTCCAAACTACAATGAAACTTTAGAACCTACCGTCTTTGTTGGCTCAGCCATCAACCCTAATGAAGACTCCACCCACAACCCCTGGAAGTATTTCAACCTGCCAAGAAAGAAGGCATCCAACTTCCAGACGCCGCAGCTACCTGTAGATAAAATGCGAGACGACTCTGGTGGAGCTGTAGGGGCAGAGACTGTAGTGTCTGTCACTGA GTCAATGTCTGCCTCCACACATAAGCTGAAAGTGTCTGAGGAGCTGGTGAACACTTACACTCAGCGGAGAAACAGCCATCTAATGTCTGCCATGGGTGACGGAGAACAGAGTGAGGAGCCAGACCCTTATGCATTCGTTGAGGGAGATGACGAGTTCACCTTTACTGATAAAAAAGACAAACCTGGAGCTGAAAAagagaacaacaaaaaacacaag GGCGATGAAGGATCTGGGAGTTCAGGAGATG atgGTCAGGGTCCTTCAGGTAATAAACCTTCAGCGTCAACCAGCCTCATTCATGAGAACGACTTAGCCGTGTCCTACAGCGACCTGGATAAAATCTTCAATTCAGATGAAGATGAGCTGACA CCTGGATCTAAAAGAGCTGGAGTTGGCACTGAAGACAAGTTTGGCTGTAAAGAGCCGAAAGCAGCCACGTTGGACCCTCTGTCTTGCATAA GCTCAGCAGACCTGCACCAGATGTTTCCCACCCCGCCCTCCCTGGAGCAGCAGGGTTACTCCCCCATGAACTCTGGGAGCAAGGACAGCCTGGAAGCAGGGGCGGGCCTCACCCTGTTGGATGGCAGCCAGCTCAATAACCACTTCAagatggaggtggaggagggattcTGCAGCCCCAAGCCATCTGAAGTAAAG GACTTCTCCTTTGTGTATAAGACGGAGACGAGTCAGGCCTTCATCGGCTGTTCCATGTATGCCCCCCTGAAGACGCTACCAAGCCAGTGTCTGCTGCCTGTCAAACTGCCAGAAGACTGCGTGTACACGCCCAGCTGGACCCTGGGCAAGATGGAACTCGTACCGCCAGTGTCAAACGTCAATCTTCTCACCAAAGACAG TAATGTCCCCAGTGTGGAGCCAGACTACAGTCAGACCTACACCCCTCAGACTCACACCCCCTTCATGTCCAGCAGTGCCCCTCCCAGCAACAGCGGCACCGGTATCCTTCCCTCCCCAGCCACTCCTCGCTTCTCTGTTCCCACGCCGCGCACCCCACGCACTCCACGAACACCCCGCGGCCCATCCAGTGTCCAAGGCTCGCTTAAGTATGACAACTCTGACCTGTACTCCCCCGCCTCCACTCCCTCCACCTGCCGACCCCTCAGCTCTGTCGAGCCGGCAACCGTACCCTCCATTCCCGAGGCTCACAGCCTCTACGTCACCCTCATTCTCTCTGAGTCAGTCATGAACCTCTTTAAAGACTGCAACTTTGACAGCTGCTGCGTGTGCGTCTGCAACATGAACATCAGAGGAGCAGACGTAGGAGTGTATCTCAAGGACAACGGCGAGGCGCAGTACCCCTGCACCTGTGGCTTCAGCGCTGTCACCAACCGGCGCTTCGGCCAATCAGCCGGGCTGTTCCTGGAGGACGAGCTGGACGTGGTGGGACGGGGCTCGGATTCCAGCCGTGACACGGAGCGGTGTTTTGAGGAATTGCGAGCGTTGCACAAAGCGGGCAGCCTCGGGGAGAAAGCTCCAGACGAGCTAatcctgctgctgcaggacCAGTGCACCAACCCTTTTGCTCCGATGGCAGGTGTGGAGTACCCCAAGCTAGGCTCTACTACCAGCTCTTTTCTGCGGGTGGAGGAGAGAGACTGTTACAATGACTGCTACATGGCTCTGGAGCATGGCAGACAGTTCATGGACAACATGTCAGGAGGAAAAGTGGATGAAGCGCTAGTGAAGAGCACCTGCCTTCATCAGTGGGACAAATGCAAAT CAGCAGATATGAACAAGCTGTTCTCTCAGGACGTCCTGCGGGTGTTGTTGTCCCTACAGCCTGTGCTGCAGGACACCATTCAGAAGAAGAGGAGTGTACGCTCATGGGGCGTTCAGGGACCACTCACCTGGCAGCAGTTCCACAAGATGGCTGGGAGGGGATCATATG GTACAGATGAGTCTCCTGAGCCCCTACCCATCCCGACCTTTTTGGTGGGCTATGAGTATGACTTCGTGGTGCTGTCTCCTTTCGGGTTGCCCTATTGGGAGAAGCTTCTTCTGGATCCTTTCGGCTCCCAGAGAGATGTGGGATATGTTGTCATCTGTCCAGAAAATGAAGCTCTGCTCGGCAGGGCAAAGACCTTCTTCAAAGATCTCAGTGCAATGTATGAG GCATGTCAGCTGGGGCAACACAGACCCATCTGTAAGAGTCACCCAGAGGGCGTGTTGAAGGTTGGCAGCACAGACAGGAGGAGTATGACAGAGCAGCCCCTTAGTGACTGGTTTCTCAAGATGGCTGCCAGAGACGGGAACAATGAAGCCTTTAATAAGCTTAAACTCTTTGCTCAAGTTTGCCGCTATGACCTAG ctcCGTACCTGTCAGAGCAGTCCTTGGATAGCTCTCTGTTGTCCCAGCGCAGCCCCTTTGtgtcctcttcttcctcctcctcctcccagaCCTCCAACTCTTCCAGCACCTCCTCAGGACCCCAGAGCACCAACACTACCAGCTCCAGCACCAGCTCTGCCCAGGTCAACAGCacccctccttcctcctcttcctcctcctcaggcTCTCAGACTATCGGAGGAATGGCCTCAGCCAAGCCGAGCTCCTACTCGCCGTTTGGGACAGCGGGCCTACCGGCCGGTGCGTCTCAGAATGGACCCCAGTTGAACTCACAAGTGGCAGCAGAAAATGGACCCTCTGCCAGCCAACCTCAAGCACCCACTGAGGCACCAGAGAG CACAATGGAGAGAGACAAAGTTGGGAAGCCAACAGATGGAGAGTCTCACGCTGTGTCATACCCTCCTGCCATCGTGGTTTACATCGTCGACCCATTCAGCTACgaagatgcagacagagaagtCCACTCCAGCACCTACACGCTGGGTCTGCTGCGTTGCTACATGGAGATGCTGCAGTTCTTGCCAGCTCGCATCAGAAACGCTGTCTCAGTACAG ATTGTTCCCTGTCAGTACCTGCTGCAGCCGGTTCACAGCGGAGAGCGCCACCTCTACGGCCAGCACCTTAAATCTCTGGCCTTCTCCGTGTTCACACAGTGCCGCCGGCCTCTGCCCAACTCCACCAACTTCAAAGCTCTGACCGGCTTCGGCCCCGGTCTCGCAATCGACATGGCGCTCAAGAACCCAGAG AGGCCTGAGTGTCTGCGCCTATACACGCCGCCCTTCATCCTGGCTCCAGTCAAAGACAAGCAGACTGAGCTGGGGGAGACATTTGGTGAGGCATCGCAGAAGTACAACGTCCTGTTTGTTGGCTATTGCCTGTCACATGACCAGCGCTGGCTGCTGGCTTCCTGCACCGACCAGCACGGAGAACTGCTGGAAACCTGCATCATCAGCATCGATGTGCCCAACAG GGCTCGCAGGAAAAAGGGCTCTGTCAGGCGGGTGGGTTTGCAGAAGCTGTGGGAGTGGTGTCTCGGCCTGGTGCAGGTGACATCATTACCGTGGAGGGTGGTGATCGGGAGGCTTGGTAGGATGGGCCATGGCGAGCTGAGAG ACTGGAGTATTCTGCTGAGCAGGAGGAACCTACAGTCTCTTAGTAAACGTCTGAAGGAGTCGTGCAGGATGTGTGGCATTTCTGCTGCAGACACTCCCAGCATCCTCAGTGCGTGTCTGGTTGCCATGGAGCCTCAAGGCTCTTTTGTCATTATGCCAG ACTCGGTGTCGACAGGTTCAGTTTTCGGTCGCAGCACCACTCTCAACATGCAGACGTCACAGCTGAGCACCCCTCAGGACACATCGTGCACACACATCTTGGTGTTCCCCACCTCAGCTATGGTGCAGGTCAACACCAACACTACAGAGCCCATCGACATCAACTTCAACCCCATAAATCCTG aTGGATCTGATGGAATGGGCATCTTTGACCTGTTTGATAACGATATGGTGGATCCAGACCTCATCAACATCCTGCCCAACTCCCCCACGACTTCCCCAGTTCACTCCCCTGGCTCCCACTATCATCAGGGGGGAGATGGTAGCAAG GGACAGAGTGCAGACCGTATGGAGTCCCATGAGGAGGCTCTGAATATCCTACAGCAGCCGATGGCTTTGGGCTACTTTGTCTCCACAGCCAAGGCTGGACCACTGCCCGACTGGTTCTGGTCAGCGTGCCCTCAAGCCCAGAACCAGTGCCCACTCTTCCTCAAG GCCTCCCTGCACTTGCACGTGTCTTCTGTCCAATCAGACGAGCTTCTGCACAGTAAACACTCCCACCCACTGGACTCCAACCACACCTCTGATGTGCTCAG ATTTGTTCTGGAGCAGTACAACGCCCTCTCCTGGCTGACATGCGACCCTGCCACGCAGGACCGCCGCTCCTGTCTGCCTGTTCACTTCGTGGTGCTCACACAGATGTACAACTTTATCATGAACATGCTCTGA